A genomic segment from Flavobacterium inviolabile encodes:
- a CDS encoding RNA polymerase sigma factor, translated as MTQEELLPQIYKKDDKAFTLLYEMYAKSLYGIIYNLIKDREEAEDVLQETFVKIWKNMDSYNESKGRFFTWILNIARNTAIDKLRSKNFNNNQKNLSSDNFVHILDDSSKTNNKIDTIGIQEFVKKLKPKCIQLIDLLFFKGYTQQEASEELEIPLGTVKTQNRNCINELRNLLGV; from the coding sequence AAAGCGTTCACTCTTTTGTATGAGATGTATGCCAAAAGTCTCTACGGCATCATTTATAATCTGATAAAAGACCGTGAAGAGGCAGAAGATGTCCTTCAGGAAACCTTTGTGAAGATCTGGAAAAATATGGACAGCTACAATGAAAGCAAAGGGCGTTTTTTTACCTGGATTCTCAACATAGCCCGTAATACCGCTATCGACAAATTACGTTCTAAAAACTTTAACAATAATCAGAAAAACTTATCTTCTGACAATTTCGTACATATACTCGATGACAGTTCGAAAACAAATAACAAAATTGATACTATTGGAATTCAGGAGTTTGTCAAAAAACTAAAGCCGAAATGCATCCAGCTGATTGATTTGCTGTTTTTTAAAGGCTACACCCAGCAGGAAGCATCCGAAGAACTGGAAATACCTTTGGGTACGGTTAAAACGCAGAACAGAAATTGTATTAATGAATTAAGAAACTTACTTGGAGTATAA
- a CDS encoding anti-sigma factor encodes MNTREYIASGTLELYVFGKLSEEENRNVQEMANEFPEVKQEIESIEQAVINLSYSVAPNLSLDNFNTIREQLLEREATVVTMKPKSAWTQYLGWAASIVLLLGAGFLYFEMNQRDILLKDSKKENQSLQKSVVTLEEKNKATETVLNLIQDDKNTVVALAGQTVVPEAKAKVYWNKENQAVYVDAAGLPEPPKGMVYQVWALKLNPLTPTSIGLLEQTGIVGNSKIYKVDNAAEAEAFGITLEPAGGSASPTLEQLYTLGKV; translated from the coding sequence ATGAACACGAGAGAATATATAGCGTCTGGAACCCTTGAATTGTACGTTTTCGGAAAATTATCCGAAGAAGAAAACCGTAATGTTCAGGAAATGGCAAATGAATTTCCGGAAGTAAAACAGGAAATTGAAAGTATCGAACAAGCCGTAATCAATTTATCGTATAGTGTTGCCCCTAATTTGTCGTTGGACAACTTCAATACCATCAGGGAACAGCTTTTAGAAAGAGAAGCCACTGTTGTGACCATGAAACCAAAATCGGCCTGGACACAATATCTGGGCTGGGCTGCTTCCATCGTATTACTGTTAGGAGCCGGATTTTTATACTTTGAAATGAATCAAAGGGATATTTTACTGAAAGACAGCAAAAAGGAGAATCAGTCGTTACAGAAATCAGTAGTTACCCTGGAAGAAAAGAATAAAGCTACCGAAACCGTTTTAAACCTTATCCAGGACGATAAAAACACCGTAGTGGCACTTGCCGGTCAAACAGTAGTACCGGAAGCCAAAGCAAAAGTGTACTGGAACAAAGAAAATCAGGCCGTATATGTAGATGCTGCCGGTTTACCGGAACCGCCTAAAGGAATGGTTTACCAGGTTTGGGCATTAAAACTGAATCCTTTAACGCCAACCAGCATCGGATTATTAGAGCAAACCGGAATTGTAGGGAACTCAAAAATATACAAAGTTGACAATGCAGCCGAAGCCGAAGCTTTTGGTATCACGTTAGAACCAGCCGGCGGTAGTGCTTCGCCAACATTAGAACAATTGTACACCTTAGGAAAAGTATAA
- a CDS encoding SIR2 family NAD-dependent protein deacylase, translating into MKKKLVVLSGAGISAESGIKTFRDADGLWEGHDIMEVASPIGWAKNKTLVLDFYNKRRAQLLAVQPNTAHQILAALEQEFEVHIITQNVDDLHERAGSTNVLHLHGELFKVSSTRNPDYILDWKTDLNIGDTDPEGNQLRPHIVWFGEEVPAIETAVPIVEQADYLLVIGTSLQVYPAAGLMHYTRNTTPVYYIDPKPASIGSLSNPLKVIPLSGSEGMKVLQDELLSALKKI; encoded by the coding sequence ATGAAAAAGAAACTGGTGGTTCTTTCCGGTGCCGGAATCAGCGCAGAAAGCGGAATTAAAACTTTTCGCGATGCCGACGGTCTATGGGAAGGACACGACATCATGGAAGTGGCGTCCCCTATTGGCTGGGCAAAAAACAAAACACTTGTTTTAGATTTCTACAACAAACGCAGGGCACAGCTTTTAGCGGTGCAGCCCAATACAGCCCACCAGATTCTTGCCGCATTAGAACAGGAATTTGAGGTACACATTATTACTCAAAACGTAGACGACCTTCACGAACGTGCCGGCAGTACAAACGTATTGCATCTTCATGGCGAACTGTTCAAAGTGAGCAGTACCCGGAATCCCGATTACATCCTGGACTGGAAAACCGATTTGAATATCGGTGATACCGATCCGGAAGGCAATCAGCTGCGACCGCATATCGTGTGGTTCGGAGAAGAAGTACCGGCCATCGAAACCGCCGTTCCAATCGTTGAACAGGCCGATTACTTACTGGTTATCGGGACTTCATTACAGGTTTATCCAGCCGCAGGGCTGATGCATTACACCCGGAATACCACTCCCGTTTATTATATCGACCCGAAACCGGCTTCGATCGGCAGCCTCAGTAATCCGCTGAAAGTGATTCCGCTATCCGGTTCCGAAGGGATGAAAGTGCTTCAGGACGAGCTTTTAAGTGCACTCAAAAAGATTTAA
- the purB gene encoding adenylosuccinate lyase, with protein MHLTELSAISPIDGRYRNKTVSLSHYFSEEALIKYRVLVEVEYFIALCELPLPQLANVDKNLFGDLRKIYEDFSTEEALWIKETEKTTNHDVKAVEYFIKAAFDKLGLQQYKEFIHFGLTSQDINNTAIPLSTKEAFEKVYVPSLISVVSRLKELSIEWKDVPMLARTHGQPASPTRLGKEIGVFVERLEEQMRLLFNVPFAAKFGGATGNYNAHVVAYPAIDWRKFGNNFVEEALGLHHSFPTTQIEHYDHFAAFFDALKRINTILIDLDRDIWTYVSMDYFKQKIKAGEIGSSAMPHKVNPIDFENSEGNLGIANAIFEHLSAKLPLSRLQRDLTDSTVLRNVGVPIGHTIIGFEATLKGLNKLLLNADKFEEDLEKNWAVVAEAIQTILRREAYPNPYEALKDLTRTNTVINKEAIHNFIGTLNVSDTIKAELLKITPSNYLGI; from the coding sequence ATGCATTTAACCGAACTTAGTGCTATATCGCCAATAGATGGACGTTATAGAAACAAAACCGTTTCCTTATCTCATTATTTTTCTGAAGAAGCTTTAATCAAATACCGCGTATTGGTAGAAGTGGAATATTTTATTGCACTTTGTGAGTTGCCTTTACCGCAGCTGGCTAACGTGGATAAAAACCTGTTTGGCGACCTGCGTAAAATCTATGAGGATTTTTCTACTGAAGAGGCACTTTGGATTAAAGAAACCGAAAAAACCACCAATCACGATGTAAAAGCTGTAGAATACTTTATAAAAGCAGCTTTTGACAAACTGGGATTGCAGCAATACAAAGAATTCATCCACTTCGGACTGACTTCACAGGATATCAACAACACCGCTATTCCTTTATCGACTAAAGAAGCATTCGAAAAGGTATATGTACCGTCACTGATTAGTGTTGTTTCCCGATTAAAAGAATTAAGCATCGAGTGGAAAGACGTTCCAATGCTGGCACGTACACACGGGCAACCGGCTTCTCCAACCCGTTTGGGCAAAGAAATCGGTGTTTTTGTAGAGCGTCTGGAAGAGCAGATGCGTTTGTTGTTCAACGTTCCTTTTGCGGCTAAATTTGGAGGCGCAACCGGAAACTACAATGCACATGTTGTGGCTTACCCGGCTATCGACTGGCGAAAATTCGGGAATAATTTTGTAGAAGAAGCTCTGGGATTACACCATTCCTTCCCTACTACCCAGATTGAGCATTACGACCACTTTGCAGCATTTTTTGACGCTTTAAAACGTATCAATACGATCCTTATTGATCTGGACAGAGATATCTGGACTTATGTTTCAATGGATTATTTCAAACAAAAAATCAAAGCCGGAGAAATTGGTTCTTCTGCTATGCCACATAAAGTAAACCCGATTGATTTTGAAAACTCGGAAGGAAATTTAGGAATTGCCAATGCTATTTTCGAGCACCTTTCTGCAAAGCTTCCGCTATCAAGATTACAGCGTGATTTAACCGACAGCACCGTTTTGAGAAATGTTGGTGTACCGATCGGGCATACCATCATCGGATTTGAAGCGACCTTAAAAGGATTGAACAAATTGCTTTTAAATGCAGATAAATTCGAAGAAGATTTAGAGAAAAACTGGGCTGTTGTTGCCGAAGCAATACAGACAATCTTAAGACGTGAAGCCTATCCGAATCCTTATGAAGCTTTAAAAGATTTAACGCGAACCAATACCGTGATCAACAAAGAAGCGATTCATAATTTCATCGGTACGCTGAATGTTTCTGATACTATTAAAGCAGAGCTTTTAAAAATCACACCAAGCAATTACCTGGGAATTTAA
- a CDS encoding cation:proton antiporter domain-containing protein: MLTAETVTNASHHLYPLISDLGLILMTAGVSVLLFKKIKQPLVLGYLVAGFLAGNNFDFFPSITDIKSVEVWAEIGVIFLLFSLGLEFSFKKLMKVGGTASITAIVQIISMIFVGYLSGQWMGWSQMDSIFLGAILSMSSTTIILRAFDELNVKGKKYAGIVFGALIVEDIVAILLMVLLSTIAVSQQFSGGELFESVLKLLFFLILWFVGGIFFIPTLLKKAKNLLNEETLLIISLALCLMMVILATNAGFSPALGAFIMGSIIAETTQAERIEHLIKPVKDLFGAVFFVSVGMLINPDTLVEYALPVFLITLITIFGKTISTAAGALISGQPLKQSVQAGMSLAQIGEFSFIIATLGMTLKVTSDFLYPIVVAVSAVTTFTTPFMIKMSLPVYEKLEKILPQKWVTAIDTYSTNSQSIKATSNWQIVLKAKLTQIVINSVIIIAIILLSDRYISPLVADSKFGNAVAALITLVIIAPFLWALSLRRVAEKAMDELRKERKYRGPLIMLILTRMGLALFFIGFLLNNFFSPIVAFLALIIATASYFIFPKKLHAQYEKIENHFLKNFNDREIARAQKTRDDLTPWDGHMANFEIAKESNLAGKKLQDLKVREKLGVNIAFIKRGEIMINIPTRTERLFPGDEICVIGTDDQVQNFKAYLDQNEIEVPETVADAQIVLQQYELNNEDFIGKSIRESQLREKTGGLVVGIERNGERILNPESHLVLEKNDILWLVGDKKLLSSFFKN; this comes from the coding sequence ATGCTAACAGCCGAAACAGTAACTAATGCCTCACACCATTTATATCCTTTAATCAGTGATTTGGGATTAATCTTAATGACAGCCGGAGTATCGGTTTTATTATTTAAAAAGATCAAACAGCCCCTTGTTTTAGGATATTTAGTTGCAGGTTTTTTAGCCGGAAATAACTTTGACTTCTTCCCTTCCATAACCGACATCAAAAGCGTTGAAGTCTGGGCAGAAATCGGGGTAATCTTCCTGCTGTTCAGTCTTGGTCTTGAATTTAGCTTTAAAAAACTGATGAAAGTGGGCGGCACCGCCTCGATAACCGCCATAGTCCAGATCATCTCGATGATTTTTGTGGGTTACCTGTCCGGACAATGGATGGGCTGGTCCCAAATGGACAGTATCTTTTTGGGAGCTATATTATCCATGTCATCCACCACCATTATCCTCAGGGCTTTTGACGAACTGAATGTCAAAGGAAAAAAATATGCCGGAATTGTATTTGGTGCTTTAATTGTAGAAGATATCGTTGCCATCTTGCTGATGGTTCTATTATCGACCATTGCGGTAAGCCAGCAATTTTCCGGAGGAGAATTGTTTGAGTCCGTTTTAAAGCTCTTATTCTTCTTAATCTTATGGTTTGTAGGCGGAATCTTCTTCATTCCTACTTTATTAAAAAAAGCAAAGAATTTACTAAACGAAGAAACCCTGTTAATCATCTCGTTAGCCTTGTGTTTAATGATGGTTATTTTAGCAACAAATGCCGGATTTTCTCCTGCCTTGGGCGCTTTTATCATGGGTTCCATCATTGCCGAAACCACTCAGGCCGAAAGAATCGAACACCTGATCAAACCGGTAAAAGACCTGTTTGGTGCCGTGTTCTTCGTATCGGTAGGAATGTTAATCAATCCGGACACACTTGTGGAATATGCCTTACCGGTATTCCTGATAACCTTAATTACAATCTTTGGAAAAACCATCAGTACCGCTGCCGGAGCCTTAATTTCCGGGCAACCGTTGAAACAATCGGTACAGGCCGGTATGAGCTTGGCGCAAATCGGGGAGTTCTCCTTTATTATCGCTACTTTGGGTATGACCTTAAAAGTAACCAGCGATTTCCTTTATCCTATAGTGGTAGCGGTTTCTGCCGTAACCACATTTACCACCCCGTTTATGATTAAAATGTCGCTTCCCGTTTATGAAAAACTGGAAAAGATACTGCCTCAAAAGTGGGTTACAGCCATTGATACGTACAGTACAAACTCCCAGTCGATTAAAGCGACCAGCAACTGGCAGATTGTATTAAAAGCAAAACTGACACAGATTGTTATCAACTCGGTAATTATCATCGCGATTATACTCTTATCGGACAGGTATATTTCGCCGCTGGTAGCCGATTCCAAATTTGGTAATGCCGTTGCCGCGCTGATTACCTTAGTGATCATAGCCCCTTTCCTATGGGCGCTTTCACTGAGAAGAGTTGCCGAAAAAGCAATGGATGAACTGCGTAAAGAACGCAAATACCGGGGTCCGCTAATCATGCTGATCTTAACCCGTATGGGACTTGCCTTGTTTTTTATCGGGTTTTTACTAAACAACTTCTTCTCACCCATAGTAGCCTTTTTAGCCTTAATTATCGCAACGGCATCGTATTTTATTTTCCCTAAAAAGCTGCACGCCCAATATGAAAAAATAGAAAATCACTTCCTTAAGAATTTCAACGACCGGGAAATTGCCAGAGCGCAGAAAACAAGAGACGATTTAACTCCCTGGGATGGTCACATGGCAAATTTTGAAATTGCCAAAGAATCCAACCTTGCCGGTAAGAAATTACAGGACTTGAAAGTACGTGAAAAATTAGGCGTTAATATCGCCTTTATTAAGCGTGGGGAAATCATGATCAATATACCAACCCGGACGGAACGTTTATTCCCCGGAGATGAGATCTGTGTGATCGGAACAGACGATCAGGTGCAGAACTTTAAAGCCTATCTGGACCAGAACGAAATTGAAGTACCGGAAACGGTAGCCGATGCCCAGATTGTTTTACAGCAATATGAACTTAATAACGAAGATTTTATCGGGAAAAGCATCCGCGAATCGCAATTGCGGGAAAAAACCGGTGGTCTGGTTGTGGGTATCGAACGCAACGGCGAACGTATCTTAAATCCGGAATCGCATTTAGTGCTGGAAAAGAATGATATTTTATGGTTAGTGGGCGATAAAAAACTATTATCCTCTTTCTTTAAAAACTAA
- the guaB gene encoding IMP dehydrogenase, whose translation MKAHTAKIIGEGLTYDDVLLVPNYSEILPREVSIKTRFSKNITLNVPVVSAAMDTVTESAMAIAMAQEGGIGVLHKNMTIEQQAGEVRKVKRAESGMIIDPVTLPLNATVGDAKLAMREFSIGGIPVVDDNQILKGIVTNRDLRFEKDNARSIIEVMTSQNLVTAGEGTTLATAEEILQANKIEKLPVVNKDNKLVGLITFRDITKLTQKPNANKDKFGRLRVAAALGVTADAVDRATALVNAGVDAVIIDTAHGHTKGVVDVLKLVKQKFPELDVVVGNIATPEAALYLAQNGADAVKVGIGPGSICTTRVVAGVGFPQFSAVLEVAAALKGTGVPVIADGGIRYTGDIPKAIAAGADCVMLGSLLAGTKESPGETIIFEGRKFKSYRGMGSVEAMKEGSKDRYFQDVEDDVKKLVPEGIVGRVPYKGELNESMLQFVGGLRAGMGYCGAKDIATLQETGRFVRITASGIGESHPHNVTITKEAPNYSR comes from the coding sequence ATGAAAGCACACACAGCTAAAATTATCGGGGAAGGTCTAACCTACGATGATGTTCTACTAGTTCCAAATTATTCAGAAATACTTCCCAGAGAAGTAAGTATCAAAACGAGATTTTCAAAAAACATCACTTTAAACGTTCCTGTTGTTTCCGCAGCGATGGATACGGTTACCGAAAGTGCAATGGCTATTGCTATGGCACAGGAAGGCGGTATTGGTGTTTTGCATAAAAATATGACCATTGAGCAGCAGGCTGGTGAAGTTCGTAAAGTAAAACGTGCCGAATCAGGAATGATTATCGATCCGGTTACTTTACCGCTTAATGCGACTGTAGGTGATGCTAAACTGGCAATGCGTGAATTCAGTATCGGCGGAATTCCGGTTGTAGATGACAATCAGATTTTAAAAGGAATTGTTACCAATCGTGATTTGCGTTTTGAAAAAGACAATGCCCGTTCCATTATTGAGGTAATGACTTCTCAGAATCTGGTAACGGCTGGCGAAGGAACAACGTTAGCAACTGCAGAAGAAATTTTACAGGCCAATAAAATCGAAAAACTACCGGTAGTTAACAAAGACAATAAATTAGTCGGTTTAATTACTTTCAGAGATATTACAAAATTAACGCAAAAACCTAATGCAAATAAAGACAAGTTCGGGCGATTAAGAGTTGCGGCTGCTTTAGGCGTTACGGCAGATGCGGTAGACAGAGCTACGGCTTTGGTTAATGCCGGTGTGGATGCGGTGATTATCGATACAGCACACGGACATACAAAAGGAGTGGTTGATGTTTTAAAATTAGTAAAACAAAAATTCCCGGAACTGGATGTTGTTGTAGGTAATATTGCAACACCGGAAGCGGCTTTATATTTAGCCCAAAATGGTGCCGATGCTGTAAAAGTAGGTATCGGACCGGGTTCTATCTGTACTACCCGTGTGGTTGCAGGTGTTGGATTCCCTCAGTTTTCGGCGGTTTTAGAAGTAGCTGCTGCTTTAAAAGGAACCGGTGTTCCGGTTATTGCCGATGGCGGTATCCGTTATACAGGTGATATTCCGAAAGCAATTGCTGCCGGTGCCGACTGTGTAATGCTGGGATCGCTTTTAGCAGGAACAAAAGAATCACCGGGTGAAACCATTATTTTTGAAGGAAGAAAATTCAAGTCATATAGAGGAATGGGATCGGTTGAAGCGATGAAAGAAGGTTCTAAAGACCGTTACTTCCAGGATGTGGAAGACGATGTTAAGAAATTAGTGCCGGAAGGAATCGTTGGACGTGTACCATACAAAGGAGAGTTGAACGAAAGCATGCTTCAGTTTGTAGGCGGACTTCGTGCCGGTATGGGATACTGTGGTGCTAAAGATATTGCAACGCTGCAGGAAACCGGAAGATTTGTGAGAATTACAGCCAGCGGAATCGGGGAAAGCCATCCGCATAATGTAACCATTACAAAAGAAGCTCCTAACTATTCCAGATAA
- a CDS encoding hydroxymethylglutaryl-CoA lyase translates to MEHVKIIECPRDAMQGIKEFIPTEKKVQYIQSLLRVGFDTIDFGSFVSAKAIPQMQDTAEVLAKLDLSQTKSKLLAIIANTQGAVNASQFPEIKYLGFPFSISENFQMRNTHKTIAESLVTLQEILDIAKATNKEVVAYLSMGFGNPYGDPWNVEIVGEWTEKLSDMGVKILSLSDTVGSSTPDVISYLFSNLIPKYPHIEFGAHLHTTPDKWFEKVDAAYKAGCRRFDGAIQGFGGCPMAKDDLTGNMPTEKMLSYFTSQKADTGLSPMSFESAYNEALKIFTVYH, encoded by the coding sequence ATGGAACACGTTAAAATCATAGAATGTCCGCGAGATGCCATGCAGGGCATTAAAGAGTTTATTCCTACAGAAAAGAAGGTACAGTACATACAATCCCTGTTGCGTGTGGGTTTTGACACCATCGATTTTGGAAGTTTTGTTTCGGCTAAGGCAATTCCGCAAATGCAGGATACTGCCGAAGTTTTAGCGAAACTGGACTTGTCGCAGACAAAAAGTAAATTACTGGCCATAATAGCAAATACACAGGGAGCGGTAAATGCCTCCCAATTTCCGGAAATCAAATATCTGGGATTCCCTTTTTCCATATCGGAAAACTTCCAGATGCGGAATACCCATAAAACCATAGCAGAATCGTTAGTGACCCTGCAGGAGATCCTGGATATTGCCAAAGCTACCAATAAGGAAGTAGTGGCCTATTTATCAATGGGATTCGGCAATCCTTACGGTGATCCGTGGAATGTGGAAATCGTTGGCGAGTGGACGGAGAAATTATCGGATATGGGCGTGAAAATCCTTTCGCTTTCGGATACGGTAGGTTCTTCCACACCGGATGTGATTTCTTATTTGTTTTCCAACCTGATCCCAAAATACCCGCATATCGAATTTGGTGCGCACCTGCATACCACTCCCGATAAATGGTTTGAAAAAGTAGATGCGGCTTACAAAGCCGGCTGCAGAAGATTTGATGGTGCCATCCAGGGATTCGGCGGCTGCCCGATGGCAAAAGACGATTTAACCGGAAACATGCCTACAGAAAAGATGCTTTCCTATTTCACTTCTCAAAAAGCAGATACAGGATTAAGTCCGATGAGTTTTGAGAGTGCTTATAATGAAGCTTTGAAAATTTTCACCGTTTATCATTAA
- a CDS encoding quinone-dependent dihydroorotate dehydrogenase produces MYKSIIRPVLFCFDPEKIHHFTFSAIRFANKIPGFPSIMKSLYGINDPRLEREVFGLKFKNPVGLAAGFDKDARLYKELSGLGFGFIEIGTLTPKAQDGNPKKRLFRLQGDSALINRMGFNNGGVLEAVERLKKNNGVLIGGNIGKNKITPNEEATSDYEICFDALFDYVDYFVVNVSSPNTPNLRALQDKEPLTNLLQTLQNKNLTKAKPKPVLLKIAPDLTNDQLLDIIDIVKVTQIAGVIATNTTISRDGLVSENKTETGGLSGKPLTQRATEVIRFLSEKSGKAFPIIGVGGIHSAEDALEKLNAGASLVQLYTGFIYEGPALIKAINKKILNQQ; encoded by the coding sequence ATGTACAAATCAATTATCAGACCTGTTCTTTTCTGTTTCGATCCGGAAAAGATCCATCATTTTACCTTTTCGGCAATACGTTTTGCTAATAAAATCCCTGGCTTTCCGTCCATAATGAAATCCCTTTACGGGATAAATGACCCGCGGCTTGAACGGGAAGTATTCGGCTTAAAATTCAAAAACCCGGTAGGGCTGGCAGCAGGATTTGATAAAGATGCCCGGTTGTATAAAGAACTTTCCGGTTTAGGATTCGGCTTTATCGAAATCGGTACGTTAACACCTAAAGCACAGGACGGAAATCCGAAAAAACGATTGTTCCGTTTGCAGGGCGACAGTGCGCTGATTAACAGAATGGGATTTAATAATGGCGGTGTTCTGGAAGCGGTTGAAAGACTGAAAAAAAACAATGGGGTACTGATAGGCGGGAATATCGGAAAAAATAAGATCACGCCTAATGAAGAAGCGACAAGCGATTATGAAATCTGCTTTGATGCCTTATTCGATTATGTTGATTACTTTGTGGTTAATGTGAGTTCTCCCAATACACCCAATCTGAGAGCGCTGCAGGATAAAGAACCGCTGACCAATTTGTTGCAGACACTGCAGAACAAAAACCTGACGAAAGCAAAACCGAAGCCTGTTTTGCTGAAAATAGCACCGGATTTAACAAACGATCAGTTACTGGATATTATTGATATTGTTAAGGTAACACAGATTGCCGGCGTTATCGCGACCAATACGACCATATCGCGTGACGGCCTGGTTTCTGAAAACAAAACCGAAACCGGCGGACTTTCCGGTAAGCCGTTAACGCAACGAGCGACCGAAGTGATTCGTTTTCTTTCGGAAAAAAGCGGAAAAGCCTTCCCGATTATCGGAGTAGGAGGAATCCATTCTGCCGAAGATGCCCTGGAAAAACTGAATGCAGGAGCCAGTCTGGTGCAATTGTATACCGGATTTATCTATGAAGGCCCGGCGCTGATAAAGGCGATAAACAAAAAAATACTAAATCAGCAATAA
- a CDS encoding 2,3,4,5-tetrahydropyridine-2,6-dicarboxylate N-succinyltransferase: protein MNALQSIIEQAWENRALLQEEKNTNAIREVIELLDSGKLRVAEPVTDGWQVNEWVKKAVVMYFPIQKMETLEAGIFEYHDKMPLKRGYAEKGIRVVPNAVARHGAYISSGVILMPSYVNIGAYVDEGTMVDTWATVGSCAQIGKHVHLSGGVGIGGVLEPLQAAPVIIEDGAFIGSRCIVVEGVRVEKEAVLGANVCLTASTKIIDVTGETPVEMKGVVPARSVVIPGSYTKKFAAGEYQVPCALIIGTRKPSTDLKTSLNNALREYDVAI, encoded by the coding sequence ATGAATGCCTTACAGTCTATAATTGAGCAAGCATGGGAAAACCGTGCGTTATTACAGGAAGAAAAAAACACCAACGCTATCCGGGAAGTTATCGAATTACTGGATTCCGGAAAACTACGAGTTGCCGAGCCTGTAACGGACGGATGGCAGGTAAACGAGTGGGTAAAAAAAGCTGTAGTAATGTACTTCCCGATCCAGAAAATGGAGACTTTGGAGGCAGGAATATTTGAATATCACGACAAAATGCCTTTAAAAAGAGGGTATGCCGAAAAAGGAATCCGTGTGGTTCCGAATGCCGTAGCCAGACACGGTGCCTATATTTCCAGTGGTGTTATTTTAATGCCGAGTTATGTTAATATCGGTGCTTATGTAGATGAAGGAACGATGGTAGATACCTGGGCAACCGTTGGAAGCTGTGCCCAAATCGGGAAACACGTCCACCTGAGCGGCGGTGTTGGTATTGGCGGTGTATTGGAACCGTTACAGGCAGCTCCGGTAATCATTGAAGACGGTGCTTTTATCGGCTCCAGATGTATTGTTGTAGAAGGCGTTCGCGTGGAAAAAGAAGCGGTATTAGGCGCTAACGTATGCCTGACAGCATCTACCAAAATTATCGATGTTACCGGTGAAACACCCGTAGAAATGAAAGGTGTGGTTCCGGCGCGTTCGGTTGTGATTCCGGGTAGTTATACTAAAAAATTTGCAGCCGGCGAATACCAGGTTCCCTGCGCTTTAATCATCGGAACAAGAAAACCTTCAACAGATTTAAAAACATCATTGAACAACGCCCTTAGAGAGTACGACGTTGCTATATAA